A stretch of Oncorhynchus mykiss isolate Arlee chromosome 12, USDA_OmykA_1.1, whole genome shotgun sequence DNA encodes these proteins:
- the LOC110537346 gene encoding rho GTPase-activating protein 35, protein MMAKKQDAKSPTYNLIVVGLSGTEKEKGQCGVGKSCLCNRFVRPSADDFYLDHTSVLSTSDFGGRVVNNDHFLFWGEVGRVVEEGPECRMHVVEQTEFIDDQTFQPHRSTAMQPYIKRAASTKLASAEKLMYFCTDQLGLEQDFEQKQMPEGKIQADGFMLCMDVSRGMNRNFDDQLKFVTNLYGHLSKTKKPIVLVLTKCDEGVERYIKDSHTFAITKKSLPVVETSARSNINVDLAFIALVQLIDKSRGKPKIIPYFEALKLQSQQIALAKDRYEWLVNRIVKNHNETWLNTSRRMHSSSEFKEYVFLEGTAKCKKLFQQHVYRLKQEHIERRRKIYLSTLPLALSSLVPDLDEIDQLSWSGVQKVLESKQHFAHWFVVLEDSPWEDTSHIDNMEDERIPSDLLETAPAEYIFNAHLEHLRNECKRAEMRQEFKHKLACSPFVTPGKPWEEARSFIMNEDFYQWLEESEYLDLYNRHQKEIIDHAKEDFQELLLEYSELFYELEVDAKPSKEKMGAIQEVLGEEQRFKTLQKLPAERDALVLKHIHFVYHPTKETCPSSPQCGDFKIEQLLASRFPTCYLFFNVKSHFGDIKADRINLVILGKDGLAREFANEIRTLCTNDDRYVLDGKMYELTLRPIEGNVRLPVNSFHTPTFTPHGCLCLYNSKESLTYVVESIEKLRESTIGRRDSHIAQLLTSLLLVTKRGVGTYADIGGETALGLIKQGQQVARRLQCSFLDPASPGVGYGHNVNDSQINQVLRGLLDSRRSSSFSSSSPPLLPKPPGPRDSPHQPSPEADIRIVMCLMCGDNYDVEQLLSPFLLPQHCRPTSNSGTSVILEQTVGPHKQVIELSLLSYHASFSLRKSRLVHGYIAVYSARRKASLETLCAFLCEIQDIIPVQLLAVGESQVELTESESAREQLVQGEELAQEIEGRFNSVVCGSGGVVGGLHRIEMFQHFLMEVVEKRNIVEATHMYDNVAEACTNDTAYSPRCSSPSPGNMFLDSDVDDVEPSPPYFDGTLTSHGGGFNLPDLDSSDVSVISDISSFENKLNSKVPPQVRPKPTVTFDFRKVGRNPYNTDTMGHRRSLPSAVTWVPGGDGGYDPSDYAEPMDAVSKPRPSNEEIIYSVPHDSTQGKIITIRNANRMHSNGNGSDSEADSSSLERCRKFSAAGVKPRLYRDRSKRLGKFSSFRTSFIGSDDEMGALPKTKEDEFGTLKGDIINEEGEDPKKRNILKSLRRTAKKTRPKPRPSIPKPLESNYFGVPLVNVVFPDRPIPLFIDKCVHFIETTGLNTEGLYRVSGNKCEMESMQRQFDQDHGLDLVEKDFAINTVAGALKAFFSELPEPLVPCILQVELLEAFKINDREQRLYTMKDVLRKFPRENYDVFRFVMSHLHKVSQLSRQNLMTSENLSICFWPTLMRPDFTTMDALTATRTYQTIIETFIHQCAFFFYNQPLLDSPTGLAGLPASPTTTLTGGSTYSCYRSSPPPNTTQFSPLQQSPPTTPQSPLQSLLPPLHQHPHCAPTEQETL, encoded by the exons ATGATGGCGAAAAAGCAGGATGCCAAGTCACCCACATACAACCTTATTGTTGTGGGTTTGTCAGGGACGGAGAAAGAGAAGGGCCAGTGTGGAGTGGGTAAGTCCTGCCTGTGCAACCGCTTTGTGCGCCCCAGTGCTGATGACTTCTATCTGGACCACACGTCAGTGCTGAGCACCAGCGACTTTGGGGGCAGAGTGGTTAACAATGACCACTTCCTGTTCTGGGGGGAGGTGGGgcgggtggtggaggaggggccgGAGTGCAGGATGCATGTGGTGGAGCAGACCGAGTTCATTGATGACCAGACGTTCCAACCACACCGCAGCACTGCCATGCAGCCCTACATCAAGAGGGCGGCCTCCACCAAGCTGGCCTCTGCAGAGAAGCTTATGTACTTCTGCACGGACCAGCTGGGGCTGGAGCAGGACTTTGAGCAGAAGCAGATGCCTGAGGGTAAGATACAGGCTGACGGGTTCATGCTCTGTATGGATGTCAGTAGGGGGATGAACCGCAACTTTGACGACCAGTTGAAGTTTGTCACAAACCTTTACGGTCATCTGAGCAAAACAAAGAAGCCCATTGTGCTGGTCTTAACCAAGTGTGATGAGGGGGTTGAACGCTACATCAAAGATTCTCACACCTTTGCCATCACTAAAAAGAGTCTTCCAGTAGTGGAGACATCTGCACGCTCTAACATCAATGTTGACCTAGCCTTCATTGCTTTGGTGCAACTCATTGATAAGAGCAGGGGCAAGCCCAAGATCATTCCTTACTTTGAAGCCCTCAAGCTCCAGAGTCAGCAGATAGCCCTGGCTAAAGACCGATACGAATGGCTAGTCAACCGCATAGTGAAGAACCACAACGAGACCTGGCTTAACACCAGCCGACGCATGCACAGCTCCTCAGAGTTCAAGGAATACGTCTTTCTAGAGGGTACAGCGAAATGCAAGAAGCTCTTCCAGCAGCATGTGTACCGCCTGAAACAGGAGCACATTGAGAGACGTCGGAAAATCTATCTGAGCACTCTTCCTCTAGCACTTAGCTCCCTGGTGCCTGACCTGGATGAGATCGACCAGCTGAGCTGGTCTGGGGTTCAGAAGGTCCTGGAGTCCAAGCAGCACTTTGCCCATTGGTTTGTGGTTTTGGAGGACTCTCCATGGGAGGACACGTCTCACATAGATAACATGGAGGATGAGCGCATCCCCTCAGACCTGTTGGAGACGGCCCCAGCCGAGTACATTTTCAACGCCCACCTGGAGCACCTGAGGAATGAGTGCAAGCGGGCCGAGATGAGGCAGGAGTTCAAGCACAAGCTGGCCTGTTCTCCCTTTGTCACGCCAGGCAAGCCCTGGGAAGAGGCCCGCAGCTTCATCATGAACGAAGATTTCTACCAATGGTTGGAGGAATCAGAGTACCTGGACCTCTACAACCGCCACCAGAAAGAGATAATAGACCACGCTAAAGAGGACTTCCAGGAGCTGCTGCTGGAGTACTCTGAGCTATTCTATGAGCTGGAGGTGGATGCCAAGCCCAGCAAGGAGAAGATGGGGGCCATCCAGGAGGTTTTAGGGGAGGAGCAGAGGTTCAAGACCCTGCAGAAGCTTCCAGCTGAGAGAGATGCTCTGGTGTTGAAGCATATCCACTTTGTCTACCACCCAACCAAGGAGACCTGTCCCAGCAGCCCACAGTGTGGAGACTTCAAGATAGAGCAGCTCCTGGCCTCACGTTTCCCAACATGCTACCTATTCTTCAATGTGAAGTCCCATTTTGGGGATATTAAAGCTGACCGAATCAACCTTGTGATATTGGGCAAAGACGGACTGGCCAGGGAGTTTGCCAATGAGATCAGGACTCTGTGTACCAATGACGACCGGTATGTGCTGGATGGGAAAATGTATGAGCTGACCCTGCGACCTATCGAGGGAAACGTACGACTTCCTGTAAATTCCTTTCACACTCCCACTTTCACACCCCATGGATGCCTGTGTCTGTACAACTCAAAAGAGTCCCTAACTTACGTCGTAGAAAGCATTGAAAAGTTGCGGGAGTCAACTATAGGTAGAAGGGACAGCCATATAGCTCAGCTTTTAACATCTCTGCTCTTGGTTACTAAAAGGGGAGTAGGGACATATGCAGATATTGGGGGAGAAACTGCCTTAGGCCTAATAAAACAGGGACAGCAGGTAGCAAGGAGACTGCAGTGTAGCTTCCTAGACCCAGCCTCTCCTGGTGTGGGCTATGGGCACAATGTGAATGACAGTCAGATCAATCAAGTATTGAGGGGTCTCCTGGACTCTAGGAGGAGCTCATCTTTTAGTAGCAGCTCCCCACCTCTGCTCCCTAAACCTCCAGGCCCAAGAGACTCTCCTCACCAGCCCAGCCCAGAGGCAGACATCCGCATCGTCATGTGCTTGATGTGTGGAGACAATTACGACGTGgaacagctcctctctcccttcctactGCCTCAGCACTGCAGGCCAACATCCAATAGTGGGACCTCAGTGATACTGGAGCAGACAGTGGGGCCTCACAAACAGGTGATTGAGCTCTCCCTTCTTTCCTACCACGCCTCCTTCTCCCTGAGGAAGAGCAGATTAGTGCATGGCTACATTGCTGTGTACTCAGCCCGCCGCAAGGCCTCCCTGGAGACTCTATGTGCCTTCCTGTGTGAGATCCAGGACATCATCCCTGTTCAGCTGCTGGCAGTAGGGGAGAGCCAGGTGGAGCTCACAGAAAGTGAGTCTGCCAGAGAGCAGCTAgtccagggagaggagctggCCCAAGAGATAGAAGGCAGGTTCAACAGTGTGGTGTGTGGGTCTGGAGGGGTGGTGGGCGGCCTGCACAGGATAGAGATGTTCCAGCACTTCCTGATGGAGGTGGTGGAGAAACGCAACATTGTGGAGGCAACACACATGTATGATAACGTGGCTGAGGCCTGCACTAATGACACTGCCTACTCCCCTCGCTGTAGCTCACCCAGCCCTGGCAACATGTTCCTAGACTCTGATGTGGATGACGTGGAGCCCTCCCCACCCTACTTCGATGGCACACTCACCTCCCATGGTGGGGGCTTCAACCTGCCTGACCTGGACTCCAGCGATGTCTCTGTCATCTCTGACATCAGCTCCTTTGAGAACAAACTCAACAGCAAGGTCCCTCCCCAGGTGAGGCCCAAGCCCACTGTGACCTTTGACTTCCGGAAGGTGGGCCGAAACCCCTACAACACGGATACCATGGGCCACCGTCGCTCCCTGCCCTCTGCTGTGACATGGGTACCAGGTGGGGACGGAGGTTACGACCCCTCAGACTATGCAGAGCCTATGGATGCTGTGTCCAAGCCCCGGCCCAGCAATGAGGAGATCATCTACTCTGTGCCCCATGACAGCACGCAGGGCAAGATAATCACCATCCGCAACGCCAACAGGATGCACTCAAATGGGAACGGCTCGGACAGTGAGGCAGACAGCAGTTCCCTGGAGCGCTGCAGGAAGTTCTCAGCGGCGGGGGTGAAGCCCCGGCTGTACCGTGACCGCTCCAAACGCCTGGGTAAGTTCAGCAGCTTTCGCACTAGCTTCATTGGCAGCGACGACGAGATGGGAGCTCTGCCAAAAACCAAGGAGGATGAGTTCGGAACCCTGAAAGGAGACATCAtcaatgaggagggagaggacccCAAGAAGAGGAACATTCTGAAGAGCCTACGGCGAACTGCCAAG AAAACAAGACCAAAGCCTCGGCCCTCTATTCCCAAGCCCCTGGAGAGCAACTACTTCGGGGTACCCCTGGTCAATGTGGTGTTCCCAGACAGACCTATCCCACTTTTTATTGACAAGTGTGTCCACTTCATTGAGACCACAG gcCTCAACACAGAGGGGCTGTACAGGGTGAGCGGGAACAAGTGTGAGATGGAGAGCATGCAGAGGCAGTTTGACCAGG ACCATGGGCTGGACCTGGTGGAGAAGGATTTTGCCATCAACACGGTGGCTGGGGCTCTGAAGGCCTTCTTctctgagctgccggagccgttgGTGCCCTGCATTCTGCAGGTGGAGCTGCTCGAGGCCTTCA aaaTCAATGACAGGGAACAAAGGCTCTACACCATGAAGGATGTGCTGAGGAAGTTCCCCAGGGAGAACTATGACGTTTTCAGATTTGTCATGAGCCACTTACACAA GGTGAGCCAGCTGAGCAGACAGAACCTGATGACCAGTGAGAATCTGTCCATCTGTTTCTGGCCCACTCTGATGCGGCCAGACTTCACCACCATGGACGCCCTGACGGCCACGCGGACCTACCAGACAATCATCGAGACCTTCATCCACCAGTGTGCTTTCTTCTTCTACAACCAGCCCCTCCTGGACTCCCCCACTGGCCTGGCtggcctccctgcctcccccaccaccaccctcacTGGTGGCTCTACCTATTCCTGCTAccgctcctcccctccccccaacaCCACGCAATTCAGCCCCCTGCAGCAGTCGCCCCCCACCACCCCCCAGTCACCCCTGCagtccctccttccccccctccaCCAACACCCCCACTGCGCCCCCACTGAGCAAGAGACACTGTGA